The Phaeodactylum tricornutum CCAP 1055/1 chromosome 8, whole genome shotgun sequence genome has a window encoding:
- a CDS encoding predicted protein, whose product MVVAFAPYYHASPAARSVTSEIIRRLPMDYSQSFWIAQQSTVVEPVLPSGSTFEPVIPEMSTLAGFGSIVVLCILACYVWANQVVPVSRTNLAISKKNGEVRMYLDELRDGASNTTEANDGREFERWMFTDWLEKPAGKGGRQKEPAIPVLKDAKWNSGDNPVLAASALIGAGVIFTALTERVVSLIP is encoded by the coding sequence atggtaGTAGCGTTCGCTCCGTATTACCATGCGTCCCCGGCGGCACGTTCCGTGACATCAGAAATTATTCGAAGGCTTCCAATGGACTATTCCCAGTCTTTCTGGATAGCTCAGCAGTCTACCGTTGTCGAACCAGTACTACCATCGGGATCGACGTTTGAACCGGTAATTCCGGAAATGTCAACATTAGCTGGTTTTGGTTCAATCGTGGTACTCTGCATCCTTGCTTGCTACGTTTGGGCAAATCAGGTCGTTCCCGTCTCCCGCACAAATCTTGCGATCTCCAAGAAAAATGGGGAAGTCAGGATGTATCTGGACGAACTTCGAGACGGAGCCAGTAACACAACCGAGGCCAACGACGGAAGAGAATTTGAGCGCTGGATGTTTACTGATTGGCTGGAAAAACCGGCGGGCAAAGGAGGGCGGCAAAAAGAACCAGCCATACCGGTACTCAAGGATGCCAAGTGGAACTCGGGCGATAATCCCGTACTAGCTGCATCAGCTTTGATTGGAGCGGGGGTAATATTCACCGCCTTGACGGAACGCGTAGTCTCTCTAATTCCCTAA